One segment of Hemicordylus capensis ecotype Gifberg chromosome 8, rHemCap1.1.pri, whole genome shotgun sequence DNA contains the following:
- the MSANTD2 gene encoding myb/SANT-like DNA-binding domain-containing protein 2 isoform X4 gives MAAPCGSSQLSAAESPLKIPKMEVLSPGSPGALSDGNPSLSDPSTPSGASPLGPTALGSVAAAATALGASAGGGGGARGGASPSVSFSPGGTASAAACRGMSWTPAETNALIAVWGNERLVEARYQQLEGAGTVFGSKAPGPAMYERVSRALAELGYERTPSQCRERIKLPKRQSELVRMQNIPSAGVTVG, from the exons ATGGCGGCGCCCTGTGGCTCCTCACAGCTCTCCGCCGCCGAGTCGCCGCTGAAGATCcccaagatggaggtgctgtctCCCGGCTCGCCGGGGGCGCTCAGCGACGGCAACCCCAGCCTCTCCGACCCCTCCACGCCCAGCGGCGCCTCCCCGCTGGGCCCCACCGCGCTGGGCTCCGTGGCCGCGGCGGCCACCGCGCTGGGGGCTAgcgcggggggcggcggcggggcccgCGGCGGGGCCTCGCCCTCGGTCTCCTTCTCGCCCGGCGGCACCGCCTCGGCCGCCGCCTGCCGGGGCATGTCGTGGACGCCGGCCGAGACCAACGCGCTGATCGCCGTGTGGGGCAACGAGCGGCTGGTGGAGGCGCGCTACCAGCAGCTGGAGGGCGCCGGCACCGTCTTCGGCAGCAAGGCCCCCGGGCCCGCCATGTACGAGCGCGTCTCCCGGGCCCTGGCCGAGCTGGGCTACGAGCGGACGCCCTCCCAGTGCCGGGAGCGCATCAAG CTTCCCAAGAGACAGAGTGAGTTAGTAAGGATGCAAAATAT ACCCTCCGCAGGTGTTACAGTCGGGTGA
- the MSANTD2 gene encoding myb/SANT-like DNA-binding domain-containing protein 2 isoform X3 codes for MAAPCGSSQLSAAESPLKIPKMEVLSPGSPGALSDGNPSLSDPSTPSGASPLGPTALGSVAAAATALGASAGGGGGARGGASPSVSFSPGGTASAAACRGMSWTPAETNALIAVWGNERLVEARYQQLEGAGTVFGSKAPGPAMYERVSRALAELGYERTPSQCRERIKQLPKRQSELVRMQNIPSAGVTVG; via the exons ATGGCGGCGCCCTGTGGCTCCTCACAGCTCTCCGCCGCCGAGTCGCCGCTGAAGATCcccaagatggaggtgctgtctCCCGGCTCGCCGGGGGCGCTCAGCGACGGCAACCCCAGCCTCTCCGACCCCTCCACGCCCAGCGGCGCCTCCCCGCTGGGCCCCACCGCGCTGGGCTCCGTGGCCGCGGCGGCCACCGCGCTGGGGGCTAgcgcggggggcggcggcggggcccgCGGCGGGGCCTCGCCCTCGGTCTCCTTCTCGCCCGGCGGCACCGCCTCGGCCGCCGCCTGCCGGGGCATGTCGTGGACGCCGGCCGAGACCAACGCGCTGATCGCCGTGTGGGGCAACGAGCGGCTGGTGGAGGCGCGCTACCAGCAGCTGGAGGGCGCCGGCACCGTCTTCGGCAGCAAGGCCCCCGGGCCCGCCATGTACGAGCGCGTCTCCCGGGCCCTGGCCGAGCTGGGCTACGAGCGGACGCCCTCCCAGTGCCGGGAGCGCATCAAG CAGCTTCCCAAGAGACAGAGTGAGTTAGTAAGGATGCAAAATAT ACCCTCCGCAGGTGTTACAGTCGGGTGA